In Limosilactobacillus sp. WILCCON 0051, a single window of DNA contains:
- a CDS encoding LTA synthase family protein yields MSKAIRRTLIGLASILLVMNLWMWDSRLPFVGYQENNTHMMILQLIHVVLIVSELLILMLLGKMMTRLRLAKVRVVSSWLLMVTIGILAVWLDLFWKKSFQFSSLLDAVMPITRNAMPLATAFILGGVSSRWLVDLKLNQRMGLILAILLLFLTTTVYNRDLWGLGSGNTILSTLLILSLGAMTAEWRPHSKRRLLLAAGGLLAATGVMAMIMPKISIMLHNDMSTASRIASLNNFCLIIVALLLSLALSMPGYLADEVESVVSDRHNEAYWITLGTVAIAQQPLLEQHFIGLAAGHFENLIAKMGLLLASAVIVIIAGGLLRWGGKWLLERTGLMRRLNNWVATLPTSLGQCWPWFKQWWHRNWSTVLLWGSCYVLAVASFLLMNSSWRLEPNADASYNLLIYTVFACQNMLLLTTILYGLIAKTLQALFNRYWAALGTTTALVMLMIVANRIKIAARDEPILPSEVRMYQAYGSLFKMVKGWIWVVAAIVALLLVMIVVRLEKRYPVAKIKLPAKIGWLVVTVMAFGSSLFWNNQGSAVNAFMTGMGDQAMFYNQLTGARINGPLIQFMNNLDVKVMNQPSGYSKAEMAKIAKHYQKEAQRINQTRTNDLSKQNIIFNLSESFSDPRRVPGIKLAHDPMPNIERLKKNNTSGLMISSGYGGGTANMEYMTLTGLALCNFSPTLPTPYTQLVPFQNQAWSINQLFKTSVAIHPYVGVFYSRIAVYQKFGFDRFMYLGSKYSIKHQSKIGRSQYLSDATSYANTLDQLKQNGNGLFVNLVTMQNHFPYDQHYYDGADYYHASTKNGTSTDQVEQFAMGVHYTDQAAAKFIKQIDRLNKPVTVVFYGDHLPGIYQNDMAKDGLKMHETDYFIYSNRAARKQGAKNLTKSTGYVVPNDFIAMAAAQTNSKVTPYLALLTDVWQKLPAAAMDTSQSTTNTYNSTAQFINQQGKVVAKAKLTKKQRQLWHDYQLVQYDLTTGHQYLLKNGMMK; encoded by the coding sequence ATGAGTAAAGCGATACGAAGAACTTTAATTGGCTTAGCCAGTATTTTATTAGTGATGAATCTGTGGATGTGGGATAGTCGGCTGCCATTTGTCGGCTATCAGGAAAATAATACCCACATGATGATTCTGCAGCTGATTCACGTTGTTTTGATCGTTAGTGAACTTTTGATTTTGATGCTGCTGGGCAAGATGATGACGCGGCTGCGATTGGCTAAAGTCCGTGTCGTCAGCAGCTGGCTGTTGATGGTGACCATTGGCATCTTGGCAGTCTGGCTGGATTTGTTTTGGAAGAAAAGTTTCCAGTTCAGCAGTCTTTTAGATGCCGTCATGCCGATTACGCGCAACGCCATGCCGCTGGCAACCGCTTTCATCCTGGGGGGGGTAAGCAGTCGCTGGCTGGTTGACCTCAAGTTAAATCAGCGAATGGGCCTGATTTTGGCGATTCTGCTGCTGTTTTTGACGACAACGGTCTATAATCGCGACCTCTGGGGATTGGGCAGCGGCAATACGATTTTAAGCACGCTGCTGATTTTATCATTGGGCGCGATGACTGCCGAGTGGCGACCGCATTCAAAGCGCAGGCTGCTCTTGGCTGCTGGCGGTCTGTTGGCGGCAACCGGTGTGATGGCGATGATTATGCCTAAGATCTCAATCATGCTGCATAATGACATGTCAACGGCCAGCCGGATTGCCAGTTTGAACAATTTCTGCCTGATCATCGTGGCGCTGCTGCTGAGTCTGGCTTTGAGCATGCCTGGCTATTTAGCTGATGAGGTTGAGTCAGTAGTCAGCGATCGGCATAACGAGGCATACTGGATTACGCTGGGAACGGTGGCGATTGCCCAACAGCCATTGCTTGAACAGCATTTTATCGGTTTGGCGGCTGGGCATTTTGAAAATTTGATTGCCAAAATGGGGCTTTTATTGGCAAGTGCGGTCATCGTTATTATCGCGGGCGGGCTGCTGCGCTGGGGTGGCAAATGGCTGCTGGAACGAACCGGCTTGATGCGACGCTTGAACAACTGGGTCGCGACTCTGCCAACCAGTCTTGGTCAATGCTGGCCATGGTTTAAGCAGTGGTGGCATCGAAACTGGAGCACGGTTCTGTTATGGGGCAGCTGTTATGTGCTGGCTGTCGCCTCGTTTTTATTGATGAACAGCAGCTGGCGGCTTGAGCCCAACGCTGATGCATCTTATAATCTGTTGATCTATACCGTTTTTGCCTGCCAAAACATGCTGCTTTTGACAACGATTCTGTACGGCTTGATCGCTAAGACGCTGCAGGCATTGTTCAATCGCTACTGGGCAGCTTTGGGAACGACCACGGCCTTGGTGATGCTGATGATTGTTGCCAACCGAATTAAGATTGCTGCGCGCGACGAGCCGATTCTGCCATCTGAGGTCAGAATGTATCAGGCATACGGCAGTCTGTTTAAGATGGTCAAGGGCTGGATCTGGGTCGTGGCCGCGATTGTGGCGTTGCTTTTGGTCATGATCGTCGTTCGCCTGGAAAAACGTTATCCAGTTGCTAAAATCAAGCTGCCGGCAAAAATCGGCTGGCTGGTCGTGACCGTGATGGCATTTGGCAGCAGTCTGTTTTGGAACAATCAAGGATCGGCAGTTAATGCCTTTATGACTGGGATGGGCGATCAGGCAATGTTTTACAATCAATTGACCGGTGCCCGTATCAATGGTCCGCTGATTCAGTTTATGAATAATCTTGACGTTAAGGTGATGAATCAGCCTAGTGGATATTCCAAGGCTGAAATGGCAAAGATTGCCAAGCACTATCAAAAAGAGGCGCAACGAATCAATCAAACGCGGACGAATGATCTATCCAAGCAAAATATTATCTTTAATTTAAGTGAGAGTTTTTCAGATCCACGTCGCGTGCCCGGCATCAAGCTGGCGCATGATCCGATGCCTAACATTGAGCGATTGAAGAAAAACAACACCAGCGGCTTGATGATCAGTTCGGGCTATGGCGGCGGGACGGCCAATATGGAATACATGACGCTGACTGGTCTGGCACTCTGCAATTTTTCGCCAACCCTGCCAACGCCATATACACAGTTAGTACCGTTTCAGAATCAGGCCTGGTCGATCAACCAGCTGTTTAAGACGTCAGTGGCCATTCATCCATATGTCGGCGTCTTTTACAGTCGGATTGCGGTCTATCAGAAGTTCGGTTTTGATCGCTTTATGTACCTGGGCAGCAAGTATTCAATTAAGCATCAGTCCAAAATCGGCCGCAGTCAGTATCTTTCGGACGCGACCTCATATGCGAATACGCTGGATCAGCTAAAGCAGAATGGCAATGGTCTGTTTGTCAATCTCGTAACGATGCAGAACCATTTCCCTTATGATCAGCATTATTATGATGGCGCCGACTATTATCATGCCAGTACCAAAAACGGGACATCAACCGACCAAGTAGAGCAGTTTGCAATGGGCGTCCACTATACCGATCAAGCAGCAGCCAAGTTTATTAAGCAGATTGATCGGTTGAATAAGCCCGTCACGGTAGTCTTTTATGGTGATCATCTGCCTGGCATCTACCAAAACGACATGGCTAAGGATGGACTAAAGATGCATGAGACCGACTACTTTATCTATTCCAACCGCGCCGCTAGAAAGCAGGGCGCCAAGAATCTGACCAAGAGCACCGGCTATGTCGTACCAAACGACTTTATTGCTATGGCCGCAGCCCAGACCAACTCAAAGGTGACGCCTTATCTGGCATTATTGACGGATGTTTGGCAAAAATTGCCGGCCGCCGCGATGGATACTAGTCAAAGCACTACCAATACTTATAATTCCACCGCGCAGTTTATCAACCAGCAAGGAAAAGTCGTTGCCAAAGCCAAGCTGACTAAAAAACAGCGGCAGCTCTGGCACGACTATCAGTTGGTTCAATACGATTTGACGACTGGTCATCAGTACCTGCTGAAAAACGGCATGATGAAATAG
- the iscB gene encoding RNA-guided endonuclease IscB gives MQNRVFVINQHGEALMPCKPRTARKLLAQGKAKPIKKEPFTIQLLYGSTGYKQPVSLGIDSGQRHIGIAVTSQAKVLFQGEVELRQDVKKLLDTRRTYRCSRRNRKTRYRKARFLNRIKTKKNGWLPPSVASKCQHNISWINRFLAVLPNPALHIEVGKFDMQKMKDPNIQGIGYQYGDLYGYQTIKQYVLARDEYKCQVCKKKGGKLKIHHIIYRSQGGTNVPSNLITVCADCHTYKNHEPGGILHKWYKAKKKVTKSLKGATFMNILRHRLWRAFPDAEFQYGAQTTLQRAGLGLEKSHFNDAVTISSIQRITEKPTSVVMFKQFRKKKRSLHEATARKGRKEPNCTSKRNAKNTKFAKGFWLNDYVRIKNSQKKGYISGFTGNSCYIKDCLGNYVIIGKYKQTALSKIMMITHHNNWCSTEILANEYTMR, from the coding sequence ATGCAGAATCGAGTTTTTGTCATTAATCAGCATGGCGAAGCTCTAATGCCCTGCAAGCCTCGAACAGCGCGCAAACTATTGGCGCAGGGCAAGGCTAAGCCGATTAAGAAAGAACCGTTTACGATTCAATTGTTGTATGGCTCGACTGGCTATAAGCAACCAGTCAGTTTAGGGATTGACAGTGGTCAGCGCCATATTGGTATAGCGGTTACGAGTCAAGCTAAGGTTTTGTTTCAAGGTGAAGTTGAACTGCGCCAAGACGTTAAAAAGCTGCTTGATACACGGCGAACGTATCGGTGCAGTCGTCGGAACCGTAAGACTCGTTATCGTAAAGCGCGCTTTCTAAACAGGATTAAAACTAAAAAGAACGGTTGGCTGCCGCCATCGGTTGCCAGCAAGTGTCAGCACAATATCAGCTGGATCAATCGCTTTTTAGCAGTTTTGCCTAACCCTGCCTTGCACATTGAGGTTGGCAAATTCGACATGCAGAAGATGAAAGACCCAAATATTCAAGGCATAGGCTATCAATATGGCGATCTGTACGGCTATCAGACGATCAAACAGTACGTCTTGGCTCGTGATGAGTACAAGTGCCAAGTCTGCAAGAAAAAGGGTGGCAAGCTAAAAATTCATCATATTATTTACCGTTCTCAAGGCGGAACTAACGTGCCATCCAATTTAATTACCGTTTGTGCCGACTGCCATACGTATAAGAATCACGAGCCAGGTGGTATTTTGCATAAATGGTATAAGGCTAAAAAGAAGGTAACAAAATCCTTGAAGGGTGCAACCTTCATGAATATTTTAAGGCACCGATTATGGCGTGCTTTTCCAGACGCTGAATTTCAATACGGTGCGCAAACAACTTTGCAAAGAGCTGGTCTTGGCTTGGAAAAGTCGCATTTCAACGATGCCGTTACGATCAGCAGTATTCAAAGAATCACTGAAAAGCCAACGAGTGTTGTGATGTTCAAGCAGTTTCGCAAGAAGAAACGTTCTCTGCACGAGGCGACTGCTCGTAAAGGACGGAAGGAGCCCAACTGCACCAGCAAGCGCAATGCTAAGAATACCAAGTTCGCTAAAGGCTTTTGGCTGAACGATTACGTTCGTATCAAGAACAGCCAGAAAAAAGGCTACATTAGTGGATTCACAGGAAACTCTTGTTATATCAAGGATTGTCTTGGCAACTATGTAATCATTGGGAAATACAAGCAAACAGCATTGTCAAAAATCATGATGATTACTCATCACAATAACTGGTGCAGTACCGAAATATTAGCGAATGAATACACGATGAGATAG
- a CDS encoding GtrA family protein — protein sequence MTELWNKYKSVIAYLFWGVVTTIVNIGVFQWLSSGIHWNYQLANIIAWFVSVLVAYLTNKVWVFGSHYTTFRAFIVEFIKFYFYRALTLLIDIVFMYVGVTLLGFDSAIQQLVVKILDNVVVVIANYIFSKWLIFKTNDKIANR from the coding sequence ATGACTGAATTATGGAATAAATATAAAAGCGTCATTGCCTACCTGTTTTGGGGCGTGGTGACAACCATCGTCAATATCGGCGTGTTCCAATGGCTCAGTTCCGGCATTCACTGGAACTATCAGCTTGCCAACATTATTGCCTGGTTTGTTTCCGTTCTGGTCGCTTATTTAACGAACAAGGTCTGGGTCTTTGGCTCGCACTATACGACGTTCCGCGCTTTTATCGTGGAGTTTATCAAATTCTATTTCTATCGTGCCTTGACGCTTTTGATCGATATCGTCTTCATGTACGTCGGGGTGACGCTTTTAGGCTTTGACTCCGCAATCCAGCAGCTGGTCGTTAAGATTCTGGACAATGTCGTCGTCGTGATTGCCAACTATATCTTTTCCAAGTGGCTGATCTTTAAAACCAACGACAAAATTGCCAATCGCTAA
- a CDS encoding YihY/virulence factor BrkB family protein — protein MDKKPNKIKNFVLLFIKHFTMAQVSASAAVLAYYSLLSVFPAIIVVGNLLPMMGLNAKTVLDYLQTAIPESVYDFLRPIIYDFLQHGNGGTLTLGAIVALWSTSLGIAAFQRSVNHAYGVAENQNPIINRAVSFLWMLVILLIVTTLVILYGLGEQTLSSLQPILGFSTKYVTFFRSIKWPVTFWALFVLLTLLYYFVPNALVKLRYVIPGALIADLLWMGLSRVFSYYTMIFAHNITSYKTIGAFIVLMIWLDLSGMVIMIGATINATLQDAHDGEIKEKKHLWQYVRKMRHREFNDRYHYDEHK, from the coding sequence ATGGACAAAAAGCCGAATAAAATAAAAAATTTCGTGCTGCTTTTTATTAAGCACTTCACCATGGCACAGGTTTCAGCGTCAGCGGCGGTCTTGGCCTACTACTCGCTGCTGTCGGTTTTTCCGGCGATCATCGTGGTCGGTAACCTGCTGCCAATGATGGGGCTGAATGCTAAAACCGTCTTGGACTATCTGCAGACGGCGATTCCAGAATCAGTGTATGACTTTTTAAGACCGATCATCTATGACTTTCTGCAGCATGGGAACGGCGGCACGTTGACTTTGGGTGCGATCGTGGCATTATGGTCCACCAGCCTGGGGATCGCGGCTTTTCAGCGCAGCGTCAATCATGCCTATGGGGTCGCGGAAAATCAAAATCCGATCATCAACCGCGCCGTGTCGTTTCTTTGGATGCTGGTCATCTTGCTTATCGTGACGACGCTGGTGATTTTATATGGGCTTGGCGAACAGACCTTGAGCAGCCTGCAGCCGATCTTGGGCTTTAGTACCAAATACGTCACGTTCTTCAGGTCGATCAAGTGGCCGGTTACTTTCTGGGCGCTGTTTGTGCTCTTAACGCTGCTGTACTACTTTGTTCCCAATGCCTTGGTCAAGCTGCGCTACGTGATTCCGGGCGCTTTGATTGCGGATCTTTTATGGATGGGACTTTCCCGCGTCTTTTCCTATTACACGATGATTTTTGCCCATAACATTACGTCCTATAAAACGATTGGGGCGTTTATCGTGCTGATGATCTGGCTGGATCTGTCCGGGATGGTGATCATGATCGGTGCCACCATCAATGCCACGCTGCAGGATGCTCATGATGGCGAGATCAAGGAAAAGAAGCATCTTTGGCAGTACGTGCGCAAGATGCGGCATCGCGAGTTTAACGACCGCTACCATTATGATGAGCATAAATAA
- the recX gene encoding recombination regulator RecX gives MAKISKIEAQKRPGRYNIYLDGKYAFAVAESVLIKYRLMKGMELDQAQLAQISNDDEIAKTYNKMLDYLAHQLRTEHDVYEKMRQLKTPAEDIEPVMQKLRGLHLLDDHEYAASYVRTVMNTELKGPQVIRQKLRQKQIGELDIDSALAQFTPERQLENATKLAKKLFKRYNKLPARRQAEKVRQGLATNGYAADLFNEIKDTVTPQPDLEQEDELLAKEAAKAWRRYEKRAQTDYERRLKVKQALYRKGFDLDEVERWLNEHENA, from the coding sequence ATGGCGAAAATTTCAAAAATTGAAGCACAAAAACGTCCTGGCCGCTATAATATCTATCTTGATGGCAAGTATGCGTTTGCCGTAGCTGAAAGCGTCTTGATCAAGTACCGGCTCATGAAGGGGATGGAACTCGATCAAGCACAGCTGGCCCAGATCTCTAATGATGATGAGATTGCCAAGACCTATAATAAAATGCTGGACTATCTGGCTCACCAGCTGCGAACTGAACATGACGTCTATGAGAAGATGCGTCAGCTCAAGACCCCGGCTGAAGATATTGAACCGGTGATGCAAAAGCTGCGCGGGCTCCATCTTTTAGATGATCACGAGTACGCGGCCAGCTACGTACGCACGGTGATGAATACTGAACTGAAAGGGCCCCAGGTGATTCGGCAAAAACTGCGGCAAAAGCAGATCGGTGAATTGGATATCGACAGTGCCCTGGCGCAGTTTACACCGGAGCGGCAGCTGGAGAATGCGACCAAGCTGGCCAAAAAGCTGTTTAAACGCTATAACAAGCTGCCAGCACGTCGCCAGGCTGAAAAGGTGCGGCAGGGATTGGCAACGAATGGCTATGCGGCTGATCTGTTCAATGAGATCAAGGACACGGTGACGCCGCAGCCTGATCTTGAGCAGGAAGACGAACTGTTGGCCAAAGAAGCGGCAAAGGCTTGGCGACGCTATGAGAAACGCGCGCAGACGGATTATGAAAGACGGCTTAAGGTTAAGCAGGCTCTGTATCGAAAAGGCTTTGACCTGGATGAGGTTGAGCGTTGGCTGAATGAGCATGAGAACGCTTGA
- a CDS encoding flavodoxin gives MAKALVVYATITGNNEDVADIITEALENQGVEVEETEMTMADAADFEDVDICVVCPYTYDEGALPDEGLDFFDDLKEEDLSGKVYGVAGSGDTFYEDFFCLAVDKFGEAFEQTGAVKGADNVHINLEPDQDDITKLDAFAKQLVEKAAQD, from the coding sequence ATGGCAAAAGCATTGGTCGTATATGCCACGATTACTGGTAACAATGAAGACGTTGCCGATATTATTACCGAAGCTTTGGAAAACCAAGGCGTTGAAGTTGAAGAAACCGAAATGACGATGGCCGACGCTGCTGATTTTGAAGACGTCGACATCTGCGTAGTCTGCCCATACACTTATGACGAAGGTGCCCTGCCCGATGAAGGCCTGGACTTTTTCGATGACTTAAAAGAAGAGGATCTGAGCGGCAAGGTTTATGGGGTAGCCGGCTCAGGCGATACTTTTTATGAAGACTTCTTCTGCCTGGCTGTTGACAAGTTTGGCGAGGCCTTTGAACAGACCGGTGCCGTTAAGGGTGCTGACAACGTTCACATCAACCTGGAACCAGATCAAGACGATATCACCAAGCTGGACGCGTTTGCCAAGCAGCTGGTAGAAAAGGCAGCTCAAGACTAA
- the map gene encoding type I methionyl aminopeptidase, translating into MISLKSPREIEAMEKSGAVLAGMHIGVREIIRPGISSWVIEEFAREYFKKAHAIAAQIGFEGYKYATCISVNDEICHGFPRKKLIFKDNDLVKVDTVVNLDGAYSDSCWSYAVGKASDEVKRLMDVTYKSLYLGIDQCKVGNRIGDIGAAIQHYTEDENGYGDVREFVGHGIGPTMHEDPMVPHYGKAGQGIRLRNGMTITVEPMINTGTWEADTSDPSGWLAKTADGGLSCQYEHSLVVTDKGPKILTSQDPEADAAYLYDDNYAEYLAHYAKLAKEVAKKYMK; encoded by the coding sequence ATGATTAGTTTAAAGTCACCACGCGAAATTGAAGCGATGGAAAAGTCCGGTGCCGTTTTAGCAGGGATGCACATTGGGGTGCGCGAAATCATTCGGCCTGGCATTTCCAGCTGGGTAATTGAAGAATTTGCTCGTGAATACTTCAAAAAGGCGCATGCAATTGCCGCTCAGATTGGTTTTGAAGGCTACAAATACGCAACCTGCATCAGCGTTAACGATGAAATCTGCCACGGTTTTCCCCGCAAAAAGCTGATCTTTAAGGACAACGATCTGGTTAAGGTTGATACGGTCGTGAACCTGGATGGCGCCTACAGTGATTCCTGCTGGTCATACGCGGTTGGCAAGGCCAGTGATGAGGTCAAGCGCTTGATGGACGTTACTTACAAGTCATTGTATCTGGGAATCGATCAGTGCAAGGTCGGCAACCGGATTGGTGACATTGGCGCGGCCATTCAGCACTACACGGAAGATGAGAACGGCTATGGCGACGTACGCGAATTTGTTGGCCATGGTATTGGACCAACGATGCACGAGGATCCAATGGTACCTCACTATGGCAAGGCGGGGCAGGGAATTCGGCTGCGCAACGGGATGACCATTACGGTAGAACCCATGATCAACACCGGTACCTGGGAAGCTGATACCAGTGATCCAAGCGGCTGGCTGGCCAAAACGGCAGATGGTGGCCTGAGCTGTCAATACGAACACTCACTGGTAGTTACCGACAAAGGCCCTAAGATCTTGACTTCCCAAGATCCAGAAGCCGATGCCGCTTATCTGTACGATGACAACTACGCTGAATACTTGGCGCACTACGCTAAGCTGGCCAAGGAAGTTGCCAAAAAGTACATGAAATAG
- a CDS encoding DEAD/DEAH box helicase — translation MIEQFQQLFDEKGFQQPTQIQTAVAETLASGKSVLGIAPTGSGKTLAFAWPLLPKVEPGAGVQILILEPSQELAIQTTAVLREWANLIGVKVRSLTGGANLRRQVAMLKKQHPDVVVGTPGRVLHMLDNRDLKLDRLKTLVIDEADDLLRDDTQAVVEDIERATPINAQLAFFSATSSAAFDQLSVMFGRDIITYDVRETDQSRGPVRHGLVYARTMSQKTAMLNRLSHTKDFRALVFFDSVKTLHYAASRLKHEHVASATLGGKQRQTERETALRQFRKRQLKLLLTTDVAARGLDIPKLPAVINFELPTTVDQYVHRTGRTGRQGEPGLVINLGSDHDFRDLKKLLADTDYQFTELTVGEKAVTDEKPADGAAKMPVRKEASRAIQKEQRESKREVKKSIHNTLDGFSMPAKRKNRKKNRKNKGIRLKHRRMAEKQSDQ, via the coding sequence TTGATCGAACAATTTCAACAACTTTTTGATGAAAAAGGTTTCCAGCAGCCAACGCAGATTCAAACTGCGGTTGCTGAAACCCTAGCTTCTGGAAAATCAGTCTTAGGAATCGCGCCAACTGGTTCTGGTAAGACGCTGGCCTTTGCCTGGCCGCTCTTGCCTAAAGTTGAGCCCGGTGCCGGCGTTCAGATTCTGATTTTGGAACCATCACAGGAACTGGCAATTCAGACGACGGCAGTTTTGCGCGAATGGGCCAATCTGATCGGGGTCAAGGTGCGCTCGCTGACTGGTGGTGCCAATCTGCGGCGGCAAGTGGCAATGCTTAAAAAACAGCACCCCGATGTCGTTGTCGGGACGCCGGGACGCGTGCTGCATATGCTGGACAACCGCGATTTGAAGCTTGACCGGCTGAAGACGCTGGTGATTGATGAAGCCGATGATCTGTTGCGCGATGATACGCAGGCGGTGGTGGAAGACATTGAACGCGCCACCCCCATCAACGCGCAATTGGCCTTTTTCTCGGCAACGAGTTCGGCAGCCTTTGATCAGCTCAGCGTCATGTTTGGCCGCGACATCATCACTTATGACGTTCGTGAAACGGATCAAAGCCGTGGACCGGTTCGGCATGGCTTGGTCTATGCACGAACGATGAGTCAAAAAACGGCGATGCTTAATCGGTTGAGTCACACCAAGGATTTTCGGGCGCTGGTCTTCTTTGACAGTGTCAAGACGCTGCACTACGCGGCCAGTCGCTTGAAGCATGAGCACGTCGCTTCGGCAACTCTGGGCGGCAAGCAGCGGCAGACAGAACGTGAAACGGCACTGCGCCAATTCCGCAAGCGTCAGTTAAAGCTGCTATTGACCACTGATGTCGCCGCGCGGGGGTTGGATATTCCCAAACTGCCAGCCGTGATCAATTTCGAACTGCCCACCACTGTCGATCAGTACGTGCATCGAACTGGGCGAACGGGACGGCAGGGTGAGCCTGGCTTGGTAATCAATCTGGGCAGTGATCATGATTTTCGTGATCTGAAAAAGCTGCTGGCCGATACCGACTATCAATTTACGGAATTAACGGTTGGTGAAAAAGCCGTCACCGATGAAAAGCCGGCCGATGGAGCAGCTAAAATGCCGGTGCGTAAAGAAGCCAGCCGTGCGATTCAAAAGGAGCAACGTGAAAGCAAGCGTGAGGTTAAAAAGAGCATTCACAATACGCTGGATGGCTTTTCGATGCCGGCTAAGCGCAAAAACCGCAAGAAGAATCGCAAAAACAAGGGAATTCGCCTCAAGCATCGTCGCATGGCGGAAAAACAATCTGATCAATAG
- a CDS encoding Gfo/Idh/MocA family oxidoreductase — translation MLKLGIIGTNIITDQMLDAAKTTGKYELTAVYSRTEEHAEKFGKPYGATQFFDSLEDFFDEGDFDVVYVASPNSLHYEQVRLAIENDKFVIVEKPAFVNPNEFEGIESLLAAHPKARVVEAARHIHTGLFHAAEEQLKQMPVIQGANITVMKYSSRYDKVVAGDKPYPNIFTAEFAGGALMDLGVYAVYGAVTLFGVPDSVVLFPTMVASGVDGMDTAILKYDKFAVTLNFGKTANSHLVSEVYGLKDTLVFDSIFDTTKVTYYDSEKQAHPLEAKYYENSMVDELNDFADLFNDPENPEQQAKYRRWFDLARKVNTVMYDLRRSAELTFPADDNR, via the coding sequence TTGCTGAAATTGGGGATTATTGGAACTAACATTATTACTGATCAAATGCTTGACGCGGCTAAGACCACGGGCAAGTACGAACTGACGGCGGTTTACTCGCGAACTGAGGAACATGCCGAAAAGTTTGGCAAGCCATATGGAGCCACGCAGTTTTTTGACAGCTTGGAAGATTTCTTTGATGAAGGCGACTTTGACGTGGTCTACGTTGCCTCACCAAACAGCCTGCATTATGAACAGGTTCGCTTAGCAATCGAAAATGACAAATTCGTAATCGTTGAAAAGCCAGCCTTTGTCAACCCAAACGAATTTGAGGGCATTGAATCGCTTTTGGCAGCCCACCCAAAGGCCCGTGTCGTTGAAGCTGCTCGTCATATTCACACGGGTCTTTTCCATGCGGCTGAAGAACAGCTCAAGCAGATGCCGGTTATTCAAGGTGCCAACATTACGGTAATGAAGTATTCTTCTCGCTATGACAAGGTAGTTGCCGGCGACAAGCCATATCCAAACATCTTCACGGCTGAATTTGCCGGTGGGGCATTGATGGACCTGGGTGTTTACGCTGTTTATGGTGCCGTTACTCTGTTTGGCGTTCCGGACAGTGTCGTGCTGTTCCCAACGATGGTCGCAAGCGGTGTTGATGGGATGGATACCGCCATTTTGAAGTATGACAAGTTTGCCGTAACGCTGAACTTTGGTAAGACGGCCAACTCGCATCTGGTTTCTGAAGTGTACGGTCTTAAGGATACGCTGGTCTTTGACTCAATCTTTGACACGACCAAAGTAACCTACTATGACAGTGAAAAGCAGGCCCACCCACTGGAAGCCAAGTACTACGAAAACTCAATGGTTGATGAGCTTAACGATTTTGCTGATCTGTTCAATGATCCAGAAAATCCAGAACAGCAGGCTAAATACCGTCGCTGGTTCGATCTGGCGCGCAAGGTCAACACGGTAATGTATGATCTGCGTCGCTCGGCTGAATTGACTTTCCCAGCTGACGATAATCGCTAG
- a CDS encoding sugar transferase, whose product MQMVEKNIKIDGEKLKHQYAYRMVKRIFDVVASAIALVLLSPLFLILAIAIKIDDPNGPVFYTQTRVGKNGKTFQIIKFRSMISNADKLLARLKNQNEVEGAMFKMKNDPRITRVGRFIRKYSLDELPQLINVIGGSMSIVGPRPPLLSEVEQYTDYDKQRLMVVPGCTGMWQVGGRNDVDFDEMVHLDLTYIQNRSVWLDLKIMFETVKVMIIPNGAY is encoded by the coding sequence ATGCAAATGGTAGAAAAAAATATAAAGATTGATGGAGAGAAGCTTAAACATCAGTATGCTTATCGAATGGTTAAACGTATTTTTGATGTTGTTGCCTCAGCAATCGCTTTAGTTTTACTAAGTCCATTATTTTTAATCTTAGCAATTGCTATTAAAATTGATGATCCTAATGGGCCTGTTTTTTATACCCAAACACGAGTCGGGAAAAACGGAAAAACTTTCCAAATTATTAAATTTCGATCAATGATTAGTAATGCCGATAAATTATTGGCTCGTCTAAAAAACCAAAATGAAGTTGAAGGTGCGATGTTTAAAATGAAGAACGATCCACGAATTACGCGAGTGGGTCGTTTTATTCGGAAATACAGTCTAGATGAACTACCTCAGTTGATCAATGTAATTGGTGGCTCGATGAGTATTGTTGGACCGCGGCCACCATTACTTTCTGAGGTTGAGCAATATACAGATTATGATAAGCAACGTTTAATGGTCGTACCTGGTTGCACCGGTATGTGGCAAGTTGGTGGTCGTAATGATGTCGACTTTGATGAAATGGTCCATTTAGATCTAACCTACATTCAAAATCGCTCGGTTTGGCTTGATCTAAAAATTATGTTTGAAACTGTAAAAGTTATGATTATCCCTAATGGGGCTTACTAA